In a single window of the Nodularia spumigena CCY9414 genome:
- a CDS encoding pre-16S rRNA-processing nuclease YqgF has translation MTFSEFSPTQPVILGFDPGKDKCGLAVMGLDRQLYYHQVVTAQKAIATIETLRQQFPVSLLVMGNQTTSKQWKQQLREALVEQLSIILVDERYSTLEARDRYWQMYPPKGLTKLLPQGMRQPPRPIDDIVALLLIERYLNRLTSNNQ, from the coding sequence ATGACTTTTAGTGAATTTTCACCAACACAACCAGTGATCTTGGGCTTCGATCCCGGTAAAGATAAATGTGGTCTAGCAGTCATGGGACTAGATAGGCAATTGTACTATCACCAAGTGGTGACGGCACAAAAGGCGATCGCGACCATTGAAACACTGCGTCAACAATTTCCCGTTTCCTTGCTAGTCATGGGTAATCAAACCACATCTAAACAGTGGAAGCAACAACTGCGAGAAGCATTGGTAGAGCAACTAAGTATAATTTTAGTAGATGAGCGCTACAGTACCTTAGAAGCACGCGATCGCTATTGGCAGATGTACCCACCCAAAGGACTCACAAAACTCTTACCACAGGGCATGAGACAGCCACCACGACCCATAGATGACATAGTTGCCCTCCTCCTAATTGAAAGATACTTAAATCGCCTAACTAGCAATAACCAATGA
- the fabI gene encoding enoyl-ACP reductase FabI — MLNLTGKNALVTGIANNRSIAWGIAQQLHKAGANLGITYLPDERGKMEKKVAELVEPLNPSLFVPCNVQDDAQVESTFEAVRDKWGKLDILIHCLAFANRDDLTGGFSETSRSGFKTALEISTYSLVQLSGAAKPLMTEGGSIITLTYLGGVRAIPNYNVMGVAKAGLESSVRYLAAELGPQNIRVNAISAGPIRTLASSAVGGILDMIHHVEEVAPLRRTVTQQEVGNTAAFLSSDLASGITGQVLYVDAGYEIMGM; from the coding sequence ATGCTTAATCTGACTGGAAAAAACGCCTTAGTTACAGGAATTGCCAATAACCGCTCCATTGCTTGGGGGATTGCTCAACAACTGCACAAAGCCGGAGCCAACTTGGGTATTACTTACCTACCAGATGAGCGAGGCAAAATGGAGAAAAAAGTGGCGGAATTGGTAGAACCACTCAACCCCAGCTTATTTGTTCCCTGTAATGTCCAAGACGACGCACAGGTCGAATCTACCTTTGAAGCCGTCCGGGATAAGTGGGGAAAATTGGACATCCTCATCCACTGTTTAGCCTTCGCTAACAGAGACGATTTGACTGGTGGTTTTAGCGAAACCTCACGTTCTGGTTTCAAAACTGCTTTAGAAATCAGCACCTATTCGCTAGTGCAGTTAAGTGGTGCGGCTAAACCTCTGATGACAGAAGGAGGTAGCATCATTACCCTGACATATTTGGGCGGTGTGAGGGCAATTCCTAACTACAACGTCATGGGAGTCGCGAAAGCCGGCTTAGAATCTAGTGTACGTTATTTGGCGGCGGAACTCGGACCGCAAAACATTCGGGTAAATGCCATTTCTGCTGGGCCGATACGCACATTGGCATCTTCGGCAGTAGGCGGAATTTTAGATATGATTCACCATGTAGAAGAAGTAGCTCCCCTGCGACGCACTGTGACGCAGCAAGAAGTAGGCAATACTGCGGCTTTCTTGTCTAGCGATTTAGCTAGTGGCATTACAGGGCAAGTTTTGTACGTAGATGCAGGCTATGAAATAATGGGGATGTAG
- the ntcA gene encoding global nitrogen regulator NtcA — protein MIVTQDKALANVFRQMATGAFPPVVETFERNKTIFFPGDPAERVYFLLKGAVKLSRVYEAGEEITVALLRENSVFGVLSLLTGNKSDRFYHAVAFTPVELLSAPIEQVEQAFKENPELSMLMLRGLSSRILQTEMMIETLAHRDMGSRLVSFLLILCRDFGVPCADGITIDLKLSHQAIAEAIGSTRVTVTRLLGDLREKEMISIHKKKITVHKPVTLSRQFT, from the coding sequence ATGATCGTGACACAAGATAAAGCCCTAGCAAATGTATTTCGTCAGATGGCGACCGGAGCATTTCCTCCAGTTGTAGAAACGTTTGAACGCAATAAAACAATATTTTTTCCCGGCGATCCTGCTGAACGAGTTTATTTTCTTTTGAAGGGTGCTGTGAAACTTTCCAGGGTGTACGAGGCAGGAGAGGAAATAACGGTAGCACTGCTGCGGGAAAATAGTGTTTTTGGTGTGCTGTCATTACTGACAGGAAATAAGTCAGATAGATTTTACCATGCAGTGGCATTTACGCCTGTAGAGTTACTGTCAGCGCCAATTGAACAGGTAGAGCAAGCGTTTAAGGAAAATCCAGAATTATCAATGTTGATGCTGCGCGGCCTTTCTTCGCGGATTTTACAAACAGAGATGATGATTGAAACCTTGGCTCACCGGGATATGGGTTCGAGATTGGTGAGTTTTTTGTTAATTCTTTGTCGTGATTTTGGTGTTCCTTGTGCAGATGGGATTACGATTGATCTGAAGCTATCTCATCAGGCGATCGCTGAAGCAATTGGTTCTACTCGTGTCACCGTGACTCGCTTACTAGGGGACTTGCGTGAAAAAGAGATGATTTCTATCCACAAAAAGAAGATTACTGTGCATAAACCTGTTACCTTAAGTAGGCAGTTCACTTAA
- a CDS encoding DUF3084 domain-containing protein: MTTGYILIAAILILGGVIATVGDRIGTRVGKARLSLFNLRPKKTAVLVTIFTGALISASTLGILFAADEGLRQGVFELEDIQKDLRNNREQLQIAETEKSQVETELSTARIEKNKAQQALQVINQSLQAANAKQKATETQLQRTQKQLGEVVNQYKQALTELQSVYDQRETLQGAIEELKAERERLYAQAKTAIEEAKTAIDQRDRKIAQLDGLIKQRNQEIASREQVIATRESRLKELEKQQNYLEQEVARLEQYYQSYRDLRLGKLALVRNQVLAANLVRVNQASAARQAVIELLQAANQNANIQLTEPGENPTNKELLRVTQERVEQLSQQINDGQEYVVRIFSAGNYVRGENQIEFFADAARNQLIFSEGEVLATTTADPKTMTSYQLSQRLDLVISASEFRARNAGIVEGVLREGSHLRFFLQLRQYEQPLEIKAIAREDTYTAGPLRIKLLAIFNGKVILST; the protein is encoded by the coding sequence ATGACCACCGGGTACATCCTGATCGCAGCGATTTTAATTTTGGGGGGCGTAATTGCCACCGTGGGCGATCGCATTGGCACACGAGTTGGCAAAGCACGCCTCTCACTGTTTAACCTGCGTCCTAAAAAAACGGCTGTATTGGTAACAATCTTTACGGGGGCATTGATTTCGGCCTCAACATTAGGCATATTATTTGCTGCTGATGAAGGATTGCGGCAGGGGGTATTTGAGCTAGAAGATATTCAAAAAGACCTGCGAAACAACCGGGAACAGCTCCAAATTGCGGAAACTGAGAAAAGTCAGGTAGAGACTGAGTTAAGCACCGCTAGAATTGAAAAAAACAAGGCACAGCAAGCGTTGCAGGTAATTAATCAGTCTTTGCAAGCAGCTAACGCTAAACAAAAAGCAACAGAAACTCAACTTCAACGTACCCAAAAGCAGTTAGGTGAAGTAGTAAATCAATATAAACAAGCCTTAACTGAACTGCAAAGCGTTTACGATCAAAGAGAGACTTTGCAGGGGGCTATTGAAGAACTGAAGGCAGAACGGGAACGACTTTATGCCCAAGCGAAAACAGCCATTGAGGAAGCTAAAACAGCTATTGACCAGCGCGATCGCAAAATTGCCCAACTCGATGGACTAATCAAACAACGCAATCAAGAAATTGCTTCGCGAGAGCAAGTGATAGCCACAAGGGAATCTCGCCTGAAAGAATTGGAAAAACAACAGAATTATTTAGAACAAGAAGTGGCAAGGCTGGAACAATATTATCAGTCATACCGTGACTTACGTCTAGGTAAGCTCGCCCTAGTTCGCAATCAAGTGCTAGCTGCAAACCTGGTTCGCGTCAATCAAGCCAGTGCAGCCCGTCAAGCGGTAATAGAACTTTTGCAAGCAGCTAACCAAAATGCCAACATTCAATTAACTGAACCTGGGGAAAATCCCACAAATAAAGAGCTGCTGCGCGTTACCCAGGAAAGAGTAGAACAACTCAGCCAGCAGATTAACGATGGTCAAGAGTACGTTGTGCGAATCTTTTCTGCGGGTAATTACGTGAGGGGAGAAAACCAGATAGAATTTTTTGCGGATGCAGCCCGAAATCAATTAATCTTTTCCGAAGGCGAGGTACTAGCTACAACTACTGCTGACCCCAAAACTATGACATCCTACCAGCTATCACAAAGACTGGATTTGGTGATTTCTGCTTCGGAATTTCGGGCGCGTAATGCCGGAATTGTCGAGGGTGTGTTAAGAGAAGGTTCTCATTTACGCTTTTTCTTACAATTAAGACAGTATGAGCAACCGTTAGAAATTAAAGCGATCGCCAGGGAGGATACTTATACCGCAGGGCCTTTAAGAATAAAGCTATTGGCAATTTTCAACGGTAAAGTGATTCTTAGCACCTAA
- a CDS encoding DUF3146 family protein, whose translation MSAKRLPETTAHVRIIRQSWQLGFLEGEVSAGNFEWHFQWHFRRGELSVKPSQGRALIKEPLGRFLEKQDYQLEPGGDYAFTIRAEL comes from the coding sequence GTGAGTGCCAAACGTCTGCCAGAAACTACCGCCCATGTCAGAATTATCCGTCAATCGTGGCAACTCGGCTTTCTTGAGGGGGAAGTAAGTGCGGGTAACTTCGAGTGGCATTTCCAATGGCATTTTCGCCGAGGAGAACTGTCTGTTAAGCCTTCCCAAGGTCGCGCCCTGATTAAAGAACCACTCGGTCGCTTCTTAGAAAAACAGGATTATCAGCTAGAACCTGGGGGAGATTATGCTTTTACTATTAGGGCTGAACTTTAG